ACTCTAATAACAATTCGTTCAATCGGCTTTTTTATACCATATAAAAATACAGCAGGTATTGGTTCTTGTAGTAAGAGGTCAAATTGTGGTTTTTCCGGGGTGAAATCTATCACCATAGCTTCAAATAGGTGTGTTTTTTCCTTGTTAGGAATCTTCTCAGGTCCGTCATAGGGTTTAAAAGAACGAATGTTTGAATAAGGTACTCGAATGGATTTAGTAAGTCCTACCTGAAATAAAACGGATTCCTCATTTATAATAATAGGCTTTAATCGAATAGCTTGTATTTGAGCGATTAGGAAAATGACGGTATATACATTTAAGAGCAGCGCAATCCAGGATATGCTGGGACTAAATTTATGTATTAAATAATGCAACCCTACCGTTTCTAGTGCAATCGCATGAATCACCATGATATTTAAAGCGATGGTAGAAGTTTTCCTGTGGAGAGTATACGAATTTTCTAACTCGTTATTTGGCTTAGTTCTCCATTTACATAAGGCATAATACAATAGTGACTGTTCCTTGTTCCAATTCATACAATGAACACCCTTTACTCTTTTATACTTCCATTATCTCTAAAAGAAGAAACAGTGGATAGAGGCTATACAAAAATTCAAAGTGCCTTTAGGTCAAATTTCACATATTATACATATTTAGGTAATAAAAAAATCCCACCTACTTAGGCGGGACCGTTTAGATTATTTATACCGTTTGTAAAAACTCACGTACTTCTTCAGGAGATTTTGCATTCGCACTATGTAAATGAGCTAGCTTCTCTCCATTTTGATAAACGAGTAAGCTTGGAATTCCCATGACTTGATATTTCTCAGCAATTTCAGGGTAGTCGTCTTTGTTGATTTCATACCACTCGTACTGTGAGTATTCCTCTAAAATTTCACCTATAAACATGTCCATTCGCGTGCAATCCGGGCACCAGCCTGCGTAAAATTTAACGATAACTTTTTGATCTCCAGAGATGATCTGATTAAATTCTTCTGATGATTGAATGGGTTTCATAATTGTAAATATCTCCTTTCTATTTTAAACTAGCAAATTTATCTTACAATAGAGTTGTAATAGAGGGAAGTTATCTGTTTGGCGGTAGGTTTACTAAACAAAAAATAAAAGCCCGTCTTTAACATCAGACGAGCTTTTAAGAAGCATTATTTAATCCCATTGAATGGTGATTAGTTCACGGATGTCTTTTATTTCTAAAGCTTCCGCTATTAAAGAAAGTAATCGAGTATTGAGGGAGGTTCTTTGATTATTTTTAAGCTCACTAACACTAGCAGCACGAACATTTTCTCCTGTTTTCTGCTTGATTAGTTCAATGAGCTCTTTTTGTTTCATATTTCCCCGCATTTTTAATGCTTCATCTAAGGTGACTTTAATTGATACGGACATTTGATCTCCTCCTACCTCTATTTTAGTAGATTTCTCAATAATCGCAATTACGATATGGGAAAATATGAGCGTTAATTAATGTTAATTTTGTAGGTATTTTGGAAGGTTTCCAATGTAAGGGTTTAGATGGAGAAAAATAAAAAAAGGCGATCACGAGATGTGACCGCAAATGGTTTTTATAGAACTTAAGGAATGAACATTCCGGCAATTGCTCCACTTAAAAGTGAGGCCATGGCACCTGCAAGAATGGCTCGAACTCCCATTCTTGCTAAGTCGCCTCTGCGTTCTGGTGCTAAACTTCCCAGTCCACCTAAGATAATAGCAAGAGACGAGATATTAGCAAAACCACAAAGTGCAAAACTAATAACAGCAACGGTTTTGGACGATAGATTCGGAATTTCAGGTGCAAAGTTTGAGTACGCTACGAACTCATTAAGGATAAGCTTCTGTCCAATATAGTTGCCTGCTTGAATGGCCTCATCCCATGGAACCCCTATGATAAAAGCAACAGGAGAGAAAATATATCCTAATATCAGTTCAAGGGTCAAACCTTCAAAACCGAATAATAAACCAATGCCGGTTAAAAAGTAGTTTATCACGGCAATCAACGCAATGAATGCTAGTAACATAGCCCCTATATTTAATGCTAATTGTAACCCTACGCTTGCTCCTCTAGCTGCGGCATCGATAACGTTGGTAGACTCTCTGTCTATATCTATTTCTGTTTCCTTTGGTTCTGGATGGTCTGTAGTCTCTGGTACAAATATTTTAGCCATGATTAGTCCAGCCGGAGCTGCCATAAAACTTGCAGCAAGTAGATATTCCAATGGTACTCCTAAGAGTGAATAACCGATAAGAGTTGAAC
Above is a genomic segment from Bacillus carboniphilus containing:
- a CDS encoding thioredoxin family protein; translation: MFTIMKPIQSSEEFNQIISGDQKVIVKFYAGWCPDCTRMDMFIGEILEEYSQYEWYEINKDDYPEIAEKYQVMGIPSLLVYQNGEKLAHLHSANAKSPEEVREFLQTV
- a CDS encoding XRE family transcriptional regulator: MSVSIKVTLDEALKMRGNMKQKELIELIKQKTGENVRAASVSELKNNQRTSLNTRLLSLIAEALEIKDIRELITIQWD
- a CDS encoding NupC/NupG family nucleoside CNT transporter — its product is MQYIWGIGGIIILLLIAYIFSNAKRKIKLRTVLGGLIIQILLAFIALKWELGRAALNWITNRVNEIVAAAGEGISFLFGPIIPENGVIFAFQILPVVIFFSALISVLYYIKVMQVFIKFLGGGLAKLLGTRKAESMSAAANIFVGQTEAPLVVAPFLNKMTNSELFAVMTGGLASVAGSTLIGYSLLGVPLEYLLAASFMAAPAGLIMAKIFVPETTDHPEPKETEIDIDRESTNVIDAAARGASVGLQLALNIGAMLLAFIALIAVINYFLTGIGLLFGFEGLTLELILGYIFSPVAFIIGVPWDEAIQAGNYIGQKLILNEFVAYSNFAPEIPNLSSKTVAVISFALCGFANISSLAIILGGLGSLAPERRGDLARMGVRAILAGAMASLLSGAIAGMFIP